A part of Palaemon carinicauda isolate YSFRI2023 chromosome 8, ASM3689809v2, whole genome shotgun sequence genomic DNA contains:
- the LOC137645577 gene encoding amelogenin, X isoform-like: MNALGAEVFVGDSSEDTRSPHLSFSEFGGIIILPIPAFQYNPKLPSTAPHSSPPVQSKITFHSSPFQPSSTIQNYLPQLPIPALQYNPKLPSTAPHSSPPVQSKITFHSSPFQPSSTIQNYLPQLPIPAFQYNPKLPSTAPHSSPPVQSKITFHSSPFQPSSTIQNYLPQLPIPALQYNPKLPSNPLIPIPALQYNPKLPSNPLIPIPALQYNPKLPSNPLLPIPALQYNPKLPSNPLLPIPALQYNPKLPSNPLLPIPALQYNPKFTIQPPAPHSSLPVDPKLPSTETCLNIRRFNIFFIWTFAFCNGCFLICSGPHQRGAFPLHMVFVTKDHKGLVL, encoded by the exons ATGAACGCGTTGGGAGCCGAGGTCTTCGTTGGAGACTCCTCTGAAGACACTAGAAGTCCTCATTTGTCGTTCTCTGAATTTGGAggaattataatt CTCCCCATTCCAGCCTTCCAGTACAATCCAAAATTACCTTCCACAGCTCCCCATTCCAGCCCTCCAGTACAATCCAAAATTACCTTCCACAGCTCCCCATTCCAGCCTTCCAGTACAATCCAAAATTACCTTCCACAGCTCCCCATTCCAGCCCTCCAGTACAATCCAAAATTACCTTCCACAGCTCCCCATTCCAGCCCTCCAGTACAATCCAAAATTACCTTCCACAGCTCCCCATTCCAGCCCTCCAGTACAATCCAAAATTACCTTCCACAGCTCCCCATTCCAGCCTTCCAGTACAATCCAAAATTACCTTCCACAGCTCCCCATTCCAGCCCTCCAGTACAATCCAAAATTACCTTCCACAGCTCCCCATTCCAGCCTTCCAGTACAATCCAAAATTACCTTCCACAGCTCCCCATTCCAGCCCTCCAGTACAATCCAAAATTACCTTCCAACCCACTGATCCCCATTCCAGCCCTCCAGTACAATCCAAAATTACCTTCCAACCCACTGATCCCCATTCCAGCCCTCCAGTACAATCCAAAATTACCTTCCAACCCACTGCTCCCCATTCCAGCCCTCCAGTACAATCCAAAATTACCTTCCAACCCACTGCTCCCCATTCCAGCCCTCCAGTACAATCCAAAATTACCTTCCAACCCACTGCTCCCCATTCCAGCCCTCCAGTACAATCCAAAATTCACCATCCAACCCCCTGCTCCCCATTCCAGCCTTCCAGTCGATCCAAAATTACCTTCCACTGAGACCTGCTTGAACATCAGAAGATTTAACATCTTCTTCATCTGGACATTCGCTTTCTGCAACGGATGCTTTCTGATATGCTCCGGCCCACATCAAAGAGGAGCATTTCCGCTCCATATGGTCTTTGTTACCAAGGACCACAAGGGTCTGGTCCTTTGA